In the genome of Gloeotrichia echinulata CP02, one region contains:
- a CDS encoding glycosyltransferase codes for MYNHLVKEKTKRNFDEIALDLDWWNLRNKYYYQDIQNLHKFLIPTESNVLEIGCGTGDLLASLNPKLGVGIDLSPQVITIAEEKYPSLSFYCLDAENINQEFIKNSSLSSVKFDFIILSGVLGYLTDIQLVLQHLQIFCHPRTRIILTFHNFLWEPILRFAERIHQRRPQPPQNWLSMNDIINLLSITGYQSVKIGRRFLIPKRIPVISDLINRYFSQLPVINHLGLTNYVVARPAWYGNSEKVQDYTVSVIIPARNEAGNIPAAIERLPQLGKQTEVIFVEGHSKDDTWEQIQQLVQNYQGNFTLKAFQQTNKGKADAVRLGFNEATGDILIILDADLTVQPEELIKFVEVIATNRGEFINGSRLVYPYSNQAMPWLNSVANKFFALIFSFLLGQNIKDTLCGTKVLWREDYQRIANNRNYFGDFDPFGDFDLLFGAAKLNLHLVEVPVRYQERTYGKSNISHFREGLVLLGMCLHAARKIKFIL; via the coding sequence ATGTATAATCACCTAGTTAAAGAAAAGACTAAAAGAAACTTTGATGAAATTGCACTTGATTTAGACTGGTGGAATCTACGCAATAAATATTATTATCAAGATATCCAAAATTTGCATAAATTTCTGATTCCAACCGAGAGTAATGTATTAGAAATTGGTTGTGGAACTGGTGATTTATTGGCATCACTTAATCCTAAATTGGGAGTAGGTATTGATTTATCTCCACAGGTCATCACAATTGCAGAAGAGAAATATCCCTCACTGTCTTTTTATTGTCTGGATGCTGAAAATATTAACCAAGAGTTTATTAAAAATAGTTCTCTATCCTCTGTAAAATTTGACTTTATAATTCTTTCCGGAGTCCTTGGTTATCTCACAGATATTCAATTAGTTCTCCAGCATTTACAGATATTTTGTCATCCCCGCACGAGAATTATCCTCACATTTCATAACTTTTTGTGGGAACCCATACTGCGTTTTGCAGAACGCATTCATCAGCGGCGTCCCCAGCCTCCGCAAAACTGGCTGTCGATGAATGATATTATTAATTTGCTGTCTATTACAGGTTATCAATCTGTAAAAATAGGTAGGCGGTTTTTAATTCCCAAACGCATTCCTGTAATTTCTGATTTGATCAACCGTTACTTTAGCCAGTTACCAGTGATTAATCATCTGGGTTTAACTAATTATGTCGTAGCACGCCCTGCTTGGTATGGTAATTCTGAAAAAGTGCAAGACTACACAGTGAGTGTGATTATTCCCGCCAGAAATGAAGCCGGAAATATTCCTGCTGCTATAGAACGTTTACCCCAACTAGGAAAACAAACTGAGGTGATATTTGTTGAAGGACATTCAAAAGATGATACTTGGGAGCAAATTCAACAATTAGTCCAAAATTATCAAGGTAATTTCACCTTAAAAGCATTTCAACAAACTAATAAGGGTAAAGCAGATGCAGTGCGCTTGGGTTTTAATGAAGCAACTGGAGATATTTTAATTATTCTAGATGCTGATTTAACAGTCCAGCCAGAAGAGTTAATCAAATTTGTAGAAGTAATAGCTACAAATCGTGGTGAGTTTATCAACGGTTCTCGCTTAGTTTATCCTTATTCTAATCAAGCAATGCCTTGGTTAAACTCAGTAGCTAATAAGTTTTTTGCCTTGATATTCTCATTTTTGCTGGGACAAAACATCAAAGATACACTTTGCGGCACAAAGGTTTTATGGAGAGAAGATTATCAACGAATAGCTAATAACCGGAATTATTTTGGAGATTTTGACCCTTTTGGAGACTTTGATTTGCTATTTGGGGCTGCAAAGTTAAATTTACATTTAGTAGAAGTGCCGGTGAGATATCAAGAACGAACTTATGGTAAATCTAATATTTCACATTTTCGTGAGGGGTTAGTTTTGCTGGGTATGTGTTTACATGCTGCGCGAAAAATTAAGTTTATTTTGTAA